In Parabacteroides timonensis, the genomic stretch TACACCGGCCATCCAGTTATCTTTCTTATAATCCACACCGAAATAAAATTCCGGCACGCAACCGTTCTTTATATATTCTTCGCTCTTTCCGTTCGGTCCGGTAGACAAATACTGCAACTGCCAGATCGCCGCTCCGGTCAGGCTCCATCCCTGATCCGTATAACGGTAACGCAACATCGGGTTACGGCTGAAAGGTTGAAAAGGGGCTCCCGTAGAGAGATTCAGCATTTGCGGAAAGATATCCCCGAACAACGGATGCCAGGTCTGACCGATCAACACGGCTGATTTTCCCCAATCGAGATTCACATAGGCATGTCGCACACGAATCATCGCAAAGTTACTTCCGGAACCACGGAAATCGACTTCCAGTTTGGCAGTCGTCTTTGCTTTCCCGACATTCGGTCCTGCCACATCTATCCCCAAACGGGAATAAAGCAGATAGAAACTACCGTTAGCCGTAGCATTCAAGTCATTGCCGTCGGCATCCGGTTCGACATCTTTCGGATAGAGATGGAACAAACCGTCCACGATCTCCGAATTGGCACGCGAGTTGTAAAACAAGTCACCACGCACCTGTCCGTAAAATTTGTACGAAAAATTCTTTTTCTGTGCATAACCGGATGTTGCCATCAACAGTCCGGTCAATAAAAACATACCTAGCTTCGTTTTCATTTAAAAGCGTTCAAATTAGAAATAATACATAACCAATCCCAATATGCGGTGATTGGTTACGGCGTGGGTGTTTCCCACTTTGCCATTCTTCTGGTCGATCGTACCGTACCAGGCTGTTGCCGGAGAATATTCCAGACCGATCTGCCAGTGAGGCAAATTATATGATAAATTCACATTTACAGTCAATAACTGGTCGATGTTCAGTCC encodes the following:
- a CDS encoding DcaP family trimeric outer membrane transporter; amino-acid sequence: MKTKLGMFLLTGLLMATSGYAQKKNFSYKFYGQVRGDLFYNSRANSEIVDGLFHLYPKDVEPDADGNDLNATANGSFYLLYSRLGIDVAGPNVGKAKTTAKLEVDFRGSGSNFAMIRVRHAYVNLDWGKSAVLIGQTWHPLFGDIFPQMLNLSTGAPFQPFSRNPMLRYRYTDQGWSLTGAAIWQLQYLSTGPNGKSEEYIKNGCVPEFYFGVDYKKDNWMAGVGADILSIAPRVKSTVGDNVYKVKERVTSVSFEAHARYTNENWKISAKTLLGSNLAHLCMLGGYGVSSIDKRTGEQEYTPYRHSMTWLNVVYGKKWQPGLFVGYLKNLGAGKDIVGPTYGVGLDVDQVFTTNLQMSYVLPHWKVGLEYSPSLAWYGDRALADGRIRDTHSITNHRVLGVLMYMF